From one Amycolatopsis sp. FDAARGOS 1241 genomic stretch:
- a CDS encoding autoinducer 2 ABC transporter substrate-binding protein: protein MRRPSKTLVLGVALLLSAVTGLGSCSSEFRTTATDDAPVKIAFVPKVAGIAYFDAMSAGGVEAAKRLGVQWLTRGPATVDPAAQAAIVRDLVAQHVNVIAVAPNDPAALAPAIADARARGVHVLTTDTDASQSQREVFVNQASPEGIGTALVDSLMAKTGGAGKIALVSCGETAANLNAWIDVEKSYTARRYPKAQIVETVYAGEDTTTATELAKEVLDRHPDLTGLIGECTTSAPGVAQAVRDQQKIGRVYTVGTGTPQTMKPYLLDGSCSASVLWNVESLGYLTAWTGQQLTEGRGFSPSNDVSPELPAVKYDQRTKTLLLGDPLLITQNNVDQFKY from the coding sequence ATGCGAAGGCCGTCCAAGACGCTCGTCCTGGGCGTCGCACTGCTGCTCAGCGCGGTGACGGGCCTCGGCAGCTGCTCGTCGGAGTTCCGCACCACGGCGACGGACGACGCCCCCGTCAAGATCGCCTTCGTGCCCAAGGTCGCCGGCATCGCGTACTTCGACGCCATGAGCGCAGGCGGGGTCGAAGCGGCCAAGCGGCTGGGCGTGCAGTGGCTCACCAGGGGCCCCGCGACGGTCGACCCGGCCGCCCAGGCCGCGATCGTGCGCGACCTCGTCGCCCAGCACGTGAACGTGATCGCCGTGGCGCCCAACGATCCCGCCGCACTCGCGCCCGCGATCGCCGACGCGCGGGCCCGGGGCGTCCACGTGCTCACCACCGACACCGACGCGTCGCAGTCACAGCGCGAGGTGTTCGTGAACCAGGCCTCCCCCGAAGGCATCGGCACGGCGCTCGTCGACTCGCTCATGGCGAAGACGGGCGGCGCCGGCAAGATCGCCCTCGTTTCGTGTGGTGAAACCGCGGCGAACCTCAACGCGTGGATCGACGTCGAGAAGTCCTACACCGCGCGGCGCTACCCGAAGGCGCAGATCGTGGAAACCGTGTACGCCGGCGAAGACACGACGACCGCGACCGAGCTCGCGAAGGAGGTGCTCGACCGCCACCCGGACCTCACGGGCCTGATCGGCGAGTGCACCACGTCGGCGCCGGGTGTCGCGCAGGCCGTGCGCGACCAGCAGAAGATCGGCCGCGTGTACACCGTCGGCACGGGCACGCCGCAGACGATGAAGCCGTACCTGCTCGACGGTTCGTGCTCGGCTTCGGTGCTGTGGAACGTCGAATCCCTGGGGTACCTCACCGCGTGGACGGGGCAGCAGCTCACCGAAGGCCGCGGCTTCTCCCCCAGCAACGATGTGAGTCCCGAGCTGCCGGCGGTGAAGTACGACCAGCGCACGAAGACCCTGCTGCTCGGTGACCCGCTGCTGATCACGCAGAACAACGTCGACCAGTTCAAGTACTGA
- a CDS encoding serine hydrolase produces MGWQLRELIAKYDVPGAQVAVLAGGQIQDEAAGVLSLHTRVETTTNSVFKIGSITKIWTATLIQHLVNDGVLDLDRPVRDYLPGFRLSDAAATESLTTRHLLTHTGGIDGNHVPDTGRNDDAIEKFVATLADAEHLLPPGTLFSYSNSGYVVLGRLVEVLRGKPFHDVLRERLVTPLGLPTVATTTYEAILHRAAVGHVETGGALVPTKSWAVRYFSTPSGSHLAMSARDLLEFVRLHLDDRALAALREPQLEPVPDFGGGILGWGLGWMRYRDGVVGHTGVSRGQKAFLRVAPSAGVAVAVLTNSSGAEPLAHEIFGAVLRDLAGVETAPLPAPPANPAPIDVDRMCGTYRTTQYDLTLTVENDHAFLTRRPRAERAKSFLGKPDDRVEVVRLGDSAIITAAPKANGHQVLSLVGADRHGRARFLHNGAAACRIA; encoded by the coding sequence GTGGGGTGGCAGCTGCGCGAGCTCATCGCGAAGTACGACGTACCGGGTGCACAGGTCGCGGTGCTGGCCGGCGGGCAAATCCAGGACGAAGCCGCGGGAGTGCTGAGCCTGCACACCCGGGTCGAGACCACGACCAACTCGGTGTTCAAGATCGGCTCGATCACCAAGATCTGGACGGCCACGCTGATCCAGCACCTGGTGAACGACGGTGTCCTGGACCTCGACCGTCCCGTTCGCGACTACCTGCCCGGCTTCCGGTTGAGCGACGCGGCCGCGACGGAATCCCTGACCACCCGCCACCTGCTCACCCACACCGGCGGAATCGATGGCAACCACGTCCCCGACACCGGTCGCAACGATGACGCGATCGAGAAGTTCGTCGCCACCCTCGCCGATGCCGAGCACCTTCTCCCGCCGGGCACCCTCTTCTCCTACTCCAACAGCGGGTACGTGGTGCTCGGCCGGCTCGTGGAGGTGCTGCGCGGCAAGCCCTTCCACGACGTGCTGCGCGAGCGCCTCGTGACGCCACTGGGCCTGCCCACCGTCGCCACCACCACGTACGAGGCGATCCTGCACCGGGCGGCGGTCGGCCATGTCGAGACCGGCGGGGCACTCGTGCCCACGAAGAGCTGGGCGGTCCGCTATTTCTCCACGCCCAGTGGCTCCCATCTCGCGATGAGCGCACGCGACCTGCTGGAGTTCGTCCGCCTGCACCTCGACGACCGCGCGCTCGCGGCACTGCGCGAACCCCAGCTCGAACCCGTCCCGGACTTCGGCGGCGGCATCCTCGGCTGGGGGCTCGGCTGGATGCGCTACCGGGACGGCGTCGTCGGCCACACCGGTGTCTCCAGGGGACAGAAGGCGTTCCTGCGCGTCGCTCCGTCGGCCGGCGTGGCGGTGGCTGTGCTGACCAACAGTTCGGGTGCCGAGCCGCTGGCCCACGAGATCTTCGGCGCAGTGCTCAGGGATCTGGCCGGCGTCGAGACGGCGCCGCTGCCGGCGCCGCCCGCGAATCCGGCCCCCATCGACGTGGACCGCATGTGCGGCACCTACCGCACCACCCAGTACGACCTCACGCTCACCGTTGAGAACGACCACGCGTTCCTCACCCGACGCCCCCGCGCCGAACGCGCGAAGTCCTTCCTCGGCAAGCCCGACGACCGCGTCGAGGTCGTCCGCCTCGGCGACAGCGCGATCATCACCGCCGCACCGAAGGCCAACGGCCACCAGGTCCTGTCCCTGGTCGGCGCCGACCGGCACGGCCGCGCCCGCTTTCTGCACAACGGCGCGGCCGCCTGCCGGATCGCCTGA
- a CDS encoding methyltransferase: MADDTWAGLADRFADGAYATVKGRVRTYVIHQQLLDHLPAPPATILDVGGGAGHQSFPLAQAGYDVTLLDPSAGMLNKARERLPAALQDRVTFVQADGEHASTAVSGVFDAVLCHGVLGYLEDPAEVLDQLCACAAPGGLVSIMAGNAHASAVRPALERRWADALASFDATSEIGVLGLPTRSDTVEDLSAELTGRGVSPLEWYGVWHFVDWLDLSGADLDPDNTAQVAAAAAVELEAGRRDPYRQLSRIFHLVGRKES; the protein is encoded by the coding sequence ATGGCCGATGACACCTGGGCCGGCTTGGCCGACAGATTCGCGGACGGCGCGTACGCCACCGTGAAGGGGCGCGTGCGGACGTACGTGATCCACCAGCAGCTGCTCGACCACCTGCCCGCTCCGCCGGCCACGATCCTGGACGTCGGCGGCGGCGCGGGGCACCAGTCGTTCCCGCTGGCCCAGGCGGGATACGACGTGACGCTGCTCGACCCGTCGGCGGGCATGCTGAACAAGGCACGCGAACGGCTGCCGGCCGCGTTGCAGGACCGCGTGACGTTCGTGCAGGCGGACGGCGAACACGCGTCGACGGCGGTTTCCGGCGTGTTCGACGCCGTCCTGTGCCACGGCGTGCTGGGTTACCTGGAGGACCCTGCCGAGGTGCTCGACCAGCTCTGCGCCTGCGCCGCGCCCGGCGGCCTCGTCTCGATCATGGCCGGCAACGCTCACGCGTCCGCCGTGCGCCCCGCCCTGGAACGCCGCTGGGCCGATGCCCTCGCCTCCTTCGACGCGACGAGCGAGATCGGCGTCCTCGGCCTCCCCACCCGCAGCGACACCGTCGAAGACCTCAGCGCCGAACTGACCGGCCGCGGCGTCTCCCCACTCGAGTGGTACGGCGTCTGGCACTTCGTCGACTGGCTCGACCTCAGCGGCGCCGACCTCGACCCGGACAACACCGCCCAGGTCGCCGCAGCGGCGGCCGTGGAACTGGAGGCGGGCCGCCGCGACCCGTACCGGCAGCTCAGCCGGATCTTCCACTTGGTGGGACGCAAGGAATCCTGA
- a CDS encoding AfsR/SARP family transcriptional regulator, with amino-acid sequence MPGHGDLAAQAGKLLTSLAFRILGPLEVVAEGRAVPLGGPKPRLLLAALAFQPNVVVSTEVLVEVLWPSAAPRSAAANIRTYVHSLRRRLADSAPELGDRISSRASGCLLSAADEELDHVVFGKHAAEARNAFERGDAESALALLDKADALWRGEVLEGLPHDHSWGAAIARLTELRLAVQEQRLKARLELGRRGEAIAELRGLVTEHPLREQLWQQLVTALRDGGRIAEAVEAYELAERTLEEELGARPGARLRELRATLVAPETAVPVVPVDLPALRPAADLPICQLPLDLPDFTGRDDVVEQLVTRLREHGETGKPTVVVLSGAPGVGKSAIAVRVAHAVRDAFGDGQLHVDLAGTSSSPRAPMGVLAELLRALGIPDAGLPRDLPERSALLRSRLAGKRMCVVLDDAGSAAQVRPLLPGTGACAVLVTSRVRLPDLDGAAPVDVDLLPEPEAARLLEGIVGAERVAAEPDNAAAILRQCGHLPLAIRVAGAKLTNRPSWSLRILADRLHDERRRLDELRVGDLAVRASVTLSYDLLPMSAAAAFRWLGALGPVQFPAWVVAAMLGRPSADDVLDVLVDAHLVELVASDATGQPRYRLHDLLRVYAAELAERDAPGKTKQAARRVLEGYLGLAVAAAERMPIHFFGQYRDHAVPYPEPPDGTDELLADPAAWFAAERHSGVAAVTLAAQRGLDDLAWQLTAAFTPYFDLRGHQDDWHATHAVALAAARRAGAVRGEAIIQRNLGQIHLYQDSYAEAFVAFDAARELYERVGDAQGTGVALAGLGTILRIQGDNDLALKRCHEASELFAEAGDPHGEAVVRIAVGAVWMAQKCYAPAKRWFTDALELAAAIGDRHREAHALQRLGLLHQHEGNLGPAREHVTRAIAVFTDLGDDHCVGYANQNLGELCLASGDFAHAQLLLVNSLSVHRRNGDRRSEAEVSQLLGELHSALSQPERSRTYSERALAIWRELSARPQQSALETRLESADSTGEGPRIVSA; translated from the coding sequence ATGCCCGGTCATGGGGACCTTGCCGCTCAGGCGGGTAAATTGTTGACTTCGCTCGCGTTCCGGATTCTCGGGCCGCTGGAGGTCGTCGCTGAAGGCCGGGCCGTCCCGCTGGGCGGGCCGAAGCCGAGGTTGCTGCTGGCCGCGCTGGCTTTCCAGCCGAATGTCGTGGTGTCCACCGAAGTGCTGGTCGAAGTTCTCTGGCCGAGCGCAGCACCTCGTTCCGCGGCAGCCAACATCCGCACCTACGTCCATTCCCTCCGCCGGCGGCTCGCGGACTCGGCGCCCGAGCTGGGCGACCGAATCAGCAGCCGCGCGTCGGGATGCCTGCTCTCGGCCGCAGACGAAGAACTCGATCACGTCGTTTTCGGCAAACACGCCGCCGAAGCGCGGAATGCGTTCGAACGCGGCGACGCGGAATCGGCGCTCGCGCTGCTCGACAAAGCCGACGCGCTCTGGCGCGGCGAAGTGCTCGAAGGCCTGCCGCACGACCACAGCTGGGGTGCCGCGATCGCGCGGCTGACCGAGCTGCGGCTGGCAGTGCAGGAACAGCGGCTGAAAGCGCGGCTCGAGCTGGGCCGCCGCGGCGAGGCGATCGCCGAGCTGCGCGGCCTCGTCACCGAGCACCCGCTGCGTGAACAGCTGTGGCAGCAGCTCGTCACGGCGTTGCGCGACGGCGGCCGGATCGCCGAGGCCGTCGAGGCCTACGAGCTGGCCGAACGCACGCTCGAAGAGGAACTCGGCGCCCGACCCGGCGCCCGGCTGCGGGAGCTGCGGGCGACGCTCGTGGCGCCCGAGACCGCCGTGCCGGTCGTGCCCGTCGACTTGCCCGCCCTCCGCCCGGCGGCTGACCTGCCGATCTGCCAGCTGCCACTGGACCTGCCGGACTTCACCGGCCGCGACGACGTGGTCGAACAGCTGGTCACGCGGCTGCGCGAGCACGGCGAGACGGGCAAGCCGACGGTGGTCGTGTTGTCCGGCGCGCCGGGCGTCGGCAAGTCCGCGATCGCGGTGCGGGTGGCCCACGCGGTACGCGACGCGTTCGGCGACGGCCAGCTCCACGTCGACCTCGCCGGCACGTCGTCGTCGCCGCGGGCGCCGATGGGTGTGCTGGCCGAGTTGTTGCGCGCCCTCGGCATCCCGGATGCCGGGCTGCCGCGCGACCTGCCGGAACGCTCGGCGCTGCTGCGTTCGCGCCTGGCCGGCAAGCGCATGTGCGTGGTGCTCGACGACGCCGGCAGCGCGGCGCAGGTGCGTCCGCTGCTGCCGGGCACGGGCGCGTGCGCGGTGCTCGTGACCAGCCGTGTGCGCCTGCCCGACCTCGACGGAGCGGCGCCGGTGGACGTCGACCTCCTGCCCGAGCCGGAGGCGGCGCGGCTGCTGGAGGGCATCGTCGGCGCGGAGCGCGTGGCGGCCGAACCCGACAACGCGGCGGCGATCCTGCGCCAGTGCGGGCACCTGCCGCTCGCGATCCGCGTGGCCGGGGCGAAGCTGACCAACCGGCCGAGCTGGTCGCTGCGGATCCTGGCCGACCGGCTGCACGACGAGAGGCGCCGGCTCGACGAGCTGCGCGTCGGCGACCTCGCCGTGCGGGCCAGCGTGACGCTGTCCTACGACCTGCTGCCGATGTCGGCGGCCGCGGCATTCCGCTGGCTCGGGGCGCTGGGGCCCGTGCAGTTCCCGGCGTGGGTGGTCGCCGCGATGCTGGGCCGGCCCTCGGCCGACGACGTGCTCGACGTGCTGGTCGACGCCCACCTCGTGGAGCTCGTCGCGTCCGACGCCACCGGCCAGCCCCGTTACCGGCTCCACGACCTGCTGCGTGTGTACGCGGCGGAGCTGGCGGAGCGGGACGCGCCAGGGAAGACGAAGCAGGCGGCGCGACGGGTGCTCGAGGGGTACCTCGGGCTGGCCGTCGCGGCGGCCGAGCGGATGCCGATCCACTTCTTCGGGCAGTACCGCGACCACGCCGTGCCGTATCCGGAACCGCCGGACGGGACCGACGAGCTGCTGGCCGACCCGGCCGCGTGGTTCGCCGCGGAGCGCCACTCGGGCGTCGCCGCGGTGACGCTGGCCGCGCAGCGGGGGCTCGACGACCTGGCCTGGCAGCTCACGGCCGCGTTCACGCCGTACTTCGACCTGCGCGGGCACCAGGACGACTGGCACGCCACCCACGCGGTGGCGCTCGCGGCGGCCCGGCGCGCGGGGGCCGTGCGCGGCGAGGCGATCATCCAGCGCAACCTGGGGCAGATCCACCTGTACCAGGACAGCTACGCCGAGGCGTTCGTGGCGTTCGACGCGGCACGTGAGCTCTACGAGCGGGTCGGCGACGCGCAGGGCACCGGCGTCGCGCTGGCCGGGCTCGGCACGATCCTGCGGATCCAGGGTGACAACGACCTCGCGCTCAAGCGCTGCCACGAGGCATCGGAGCTCTTCGCCGAGGCCGGTGATCCGCACGGTGAGGCGGTGGTCCGGATCGCCGTGGGCGCGGTGTGGATGGCGCAGAAGTGCTACGCGCCGGCCAAGCGGTGGTTCACCGACGCGCTCGAGCTGGCCGCGGCCATCGGCGACCGGCACCGCGAAGCCCACGCGCTGCAGCGGCTCGGGCTGCTGCACCAGCACGAGGGCAACCTCGGGCCGGCGCGCGAGCACGTGACGCGCGCGATCGCCGTGTTCACCGACCTGGGCGACGACCACTGCGTCGGGTACGCCAACCAGAACCTCGGTGAGCTCTGCCTGGCCAGCGGCGACTTCGCACACGCGCAGCTGCTGCTGGTCAACTCACTGAGCGTGCACCGCCGCAACGGCGACCGCCGGTCGGAGGCCGAGGTGTCGCAGCTGCTGGGCGAGCTGCACTCCGCGCTCAGCCAGCCGGAGCGGTCGCGCACGTACTCGGAGCGGGCGCTGGCGATCTGGCGAGAGCTCTCGGCGCGGCCGCAGCAGTCGGCGCTGGAGACGAGGCTGGAGTCCGCGGACTCCACGGGTGAGGGACCACGGATCGTGTCAGCCTGA
- a CDS encoding glycoside hydrolase family 88 protein: MSVSRRTLLTTAAGAAVAATATSTIPAAASDQGVSGQTAVFRSAADYAVKKLRAVAPGVTAFPTGTKFEKWAFSQNGDWVGGFWPGTLWMAHLYTGDSQFSDLALASADKLAPRQNDTSTHDLGFLFYPSWVTAWRLTGDDKWRAGALQAAASLIKRYNAKGHFIRAWGALTDPKDAGRIIMDTIMNLDLLDFATRQTGERQYLDIAVEHAKTAQRVFVRPDGSTPHVFDFDPATGAELGPGTVQGYSASSCWSRGQSWGIYGFTTMYRRTGDRSFLTTARRLSDFALGALTPDNVPVWDYLAPQAPNDIKDASAGVVMACGLLDLAEVSGQPHYRVAGLRLLEATARTCLTTRSTRADAVVARCTRNRPAEDGVEISLPYADYYLLEGILRVLKPRELDRAIDLSSC; this comes from the coding sequence GTGAGCGTTTCCCGGCGTACTCTGCTGACCACGGCGGCCGGTGCCGCGGTGGCGGCGACGGCCACCAGCACCATTCCGGCGGCAGCCTCCGACCAGGGCGTCTCCGGTCAAACCGCGGTGTTCCGCTCAGCGGCAGACTACGCGGTGAAGAAGCTGCGCGCGGTCGCGCCGGGCGTCACCGCGTTTCCGACGGGGACCAAGTTCGAGAAATGGGCCTTTTCCCAGAATGGTGACTGGGTCGGCGGATTCTGGCCCGGCACGCTCTGGATGGCGCACCTCTACACGGGCGACTCGCAATTCAGCGACCTCGCTCTCGCGTCGGCCGACAAACTCGCTCCGCGCCAGAACGACACCTCCACCCACGACCTCGGGTTTCTCTTCTACCCGTCGTGGGTCACCGCCTGGCGCCTCACCGGCGACGACAAGTGGCGCGCCGGCGCGCTGCAGGCCGCGGCGTCGCTGATCAAGCGCTACAACGCGAAGGGCCACTTCATCCGGGCCTGGGGTGCGCTGACCGACCCGAAGGACGCGGGCCGGATCATCATGGACACGATCATGAACCTCGACCTGCTCGACTTCGCGACTCGGCAGACGGGTGAGCGCCAGTACCTCGACATCGCCGTGGAGCACGCCAAAACGGCCCAGCGCGTGTTCGTGCGCCCCGACGGGTCCACGCCCCACGTCTTCGACTTCGACCCGGCCACCGGCGCCGAACTCGGCCCCGGCACGGTGCAGGGCTACAGCGCGAGTTCGTGCTGGTCGCGTGGCCAGTCGTGGGGCATCTACGGCTTCACCACCATGTACCGCCGCACCGGCGACCGATCGTTCCTGACCACCGCGCGGCGCCTGTCGGACTTCGCACTCGGGGCTCTGACGCCGGACAACGTGCCGGTGTGGGACTACCTGGCCCCACAGGCGCCGAACGACATCAAGGACGCGTCCGCCGGCGTGGTGATGGCGTGCGGGCTTCTGGACCTGGCCGAGGTTTCGGGCCAGCCGCACTACCGGGTCGCGGGCCTGCGCCTGTTGGAGGCGACGGCCCGGACTTGCCTGACCACCCGCTCGACCCGGGCCGACGCGGTGGTCGCCCGCTGCACGCGCAACCGGCCCGCCGAGGACGGGGTCGAGATTTCGTTGCCGTATGCGGATTACTACCTGCTGGAAGGGATTCTCCGGGTGCTGAAGCCGCGGGAACTGGACCGGGCGATCGACCTGTCGAGCTGCTGA
- a CDS encoding DUF4396 domain-containing protein, whose amino-acid sequence MTDHQHGAPWSTAIQATLHCLTGCAIGEVLGMVLGTAFGLHNAATVVLSIVLAFVFGYGLTMRGVLKSGLALAAAFKVALAADTVSIAVMEIIDNLVVVVIPGALDAGLTSALFWLSLAFSLAVAFVVTVPVNKWMIGRGKGHAVVHAHHHH is encoded by the coding sequence ATGACCGACCACCAGCACGGAGCACCCTGGTCCACCGCGATCCAGGCGACACTGCACTGCCTCACCGGGTGTGCCATCGGTGAGGTGCTCGGCATGGTTCTCGGCACCGCGTTCGGGCTGCACAACGCGGCCACGGTGGTGCTGTCGATCGTGCTCGCGTTCGTCTTCGGCTACGGCCTGACGATGCGTGGTGTCCTGAAGTCCGGCCTCGCGCTCGCCGCGGCGTTCAAGGTCGCGCTGGCCGCCGACACCGTGTCGATCGCGGTGATGGAGATCATCGACAACCTCGTGGTCGTGGTCATCCCGGGCGCGCTGGACGCCGGCTTGACGAGCGCGTTGTTCTGGCTGTCGCTGGCGTTCTCGCTCGCCGTCGCCTTCGTGGTCACGGTGCCGGTGAACAAGTGGATGATCGGCCGTGGCAAGGGGCACGCCGTCGTCCACGCGCACCACCACCACTGA
- a CDS encoding alkaline phosphatase — translation MGQVNRRSVLLGGLAAVTAAATTSALPSWATARTSIAAPPIHDPFQLGVASGDPLPDSVVLWTRLAPAPLNADGFGGMPDATYAVDWEIANDEAFSSIVQSGSASAVRASAHSVHIEPTGLEPARDYFYRFKAGGYISPVGRTRTAPAAGAAVNRLKYCFTSCQHWEEGWYHSYKGVVRDDPDLVLFLGDYIYEKPSGRKKAELNPRKLAVPSDTTTLALYRARHGQHKTDVDLQAAHALAPWMVVFDDHEVMNNWNSTTSPASTARKGYGFQAFYEHMPIRSTAKPNGASIQLYRQFLWGNLARFHMMDTRQFRSAQVSGTACGPYRDTSRTITGTAQEQWLLKAFESHPATWDFLGQQVFFAQRDGDGSSATCESPDSWNGYEASRDRITQGWIDRGVPNPVVLTGDVHRHWAADLRKDYFDHSDPIVGSELVTTSVTSNSDDAAPPSAAWLANNPHIKYCKGERGYVRVTATPAQLLADFVVVSDTSVNDPAKLVINADKSFVVNAGSKGLQAV, via the coding sequence ATGGGCCAGGTGAACCGGCGCTCGGTGCTGCTGGGCGGACTCGCCGCCGTGACCGCCGCCGCGACCACGAGCGCGTTGCCCTCGTGGGCCACCGCGCGCACCTCGATCGCCGCACCGCCGATCCACGACCCGTTCCAGCTCGGTGTCGCCTCGGGCGACCCGCTGCCGGACAGCGTCGTGCTGTGGACGCGGCTCGCGCCCGCGCCGCTCAACGCCGACGGGTTCGGCGGCATGCCGGACGCGACGTACGCCGTGGACTGGGAGATCGCGAACGACGAAGCGTTCTCCTCGATCGTCCAGAGCGGATCGGCCAGCGCGGTGCGCGCTTCGGCGCACAGTGTCCACATCGAACCGACGGGCCTCGAGCCGGCCCGCGACTACTTCTACCGCTTCAAGGCCGGTGGGTACATTTCGCCGGTCGGGCGCACGCGCACGGCGCCGGCCGCCGGCGCGGCCGTGAACCGGCTGAAGTACTGCTTCACCTCCTGCCAGCACTGGGAAGAGGGCTGGTACCACTCGTACAAGGGCGTGGTGCGCGACGACCCGGACCTCGTGCTGTTCCTCGGCGACTACATCTACGAAAAGCCTTCCGGGCGCAAGAAAGCGGAGCTCAACCCGCGCAAGCTCGCCGTGCCTTCGGACACCACCACGCTCGCGCTCTACCGCGCGCGCCACGGCCAGCACAAGACCGATGTGGACCTCCAGGCCGCGCACGCGCTGGCCCCCTGGATGGTCGTGTTCGACGACCACGAGGTGATGAACAACTGGAACAGCACCACGAGCCCCGCCTCGACCGCGCGCAAGGGCTACGGGTTCCAGGCGTTCTACGAGCACATGCCGATCCGGTCCACGGCCAAGCCCAACGGCGCGTCGATCCAGCTGTACCGCCAGTTCCTGTGGGGCAACCTGGCGCGTTTCCACATGATGGACACGCGCCAGTTCCGCAGCGCGCAGGTCAGCGGCACGGCGTGCGGGCCCTACCGCGACACGTCGCGCACCATCACCGGCACGGCGCAGGAGCAGTGGCTGCTCAAGGCGTTCGAGTCGCACCCGGCCACGTGGGACTTCCTGGGTCAGCAGGTGTTCTTCGCGCAGCGCGACGGCGACGGGAGCTCGGCCACGTGCGAGAGCCCGGATTCGTGGAACGGCTACGAGGCCTCGCGCGACCGCATCACGCAGGGCTGGATCGACCGCGGGGTGCCCAACCCGGTCGTGCTCACCGGTGATGTGCACCGCCACTGGGCGGCCGACCTGCGCAAGGACTACTTCGACCACAGCGATCCGATCGTCGGCTCGGAGCTGGTGACCACTTCGGTCACGTCCAACAGCGACGACGCGGCGCCGCCGAGCGCCGCGTGGCTCGCGAACAACCCGCACATCAAGTACTGCAAGGGCGAACGCGGGTACGTGCGGGTCACCGCGACGCCGGCGCAGCTGCTGGCGGACTTCGTGGTCGTGTCGGACACGAGTGTCAACGACCCGGCGAAGCTCGTGATCAACGCGGACAAGAGCTTCGTGGTCAACGCGGGTTCGAAGGGCCTGCAGGCGGTCTGA
- a CDS encoding TetR/AcrR family transcriptional regulator — MSGSERRAQVLSIAAGEFGEHGLHGASVEAIAHEAGITQAYVFRMFGTKKALFLELVGAAFDRFSEGMAEAAADTSGREALTRMGARYYESLADRTTLKLQLQGFAACGDDEVRELVRARVARMWDTVADTTGLDAVTVKSFLAFGALLNGAAALGADEVAAPWAEGVRTRIRPGLFEHITADTNR, encoded by the coding sequence ATGAGCGGGTCGGAACGGCGGGCCCAGGTCCTGTCCATCGCCGCGGGTGAGTTCGGCGAGCACGGGCTCCACGGCGCGTCGGTCGAGGCGATCGCGCACGAGGCGGGCATCACCCAGGCCTACGTGTTCCGGATGTTCGGCACGAAGAAGGCCCTGTTCCTGGAGCTGGTCGGCGCGGCGTTCGACCGCTTCAGCGAGGGCATGGCCGAAGCCGCGGCGGACACCAGCGGCCGCGAAGCGCTGACCCGCATGGGCGCCCGCTACTACGAGTCCCTCGCGGACCGCACCACGCTCAAACTGCAGCTGCAGGGCTTCGCCGCCTGCGGCGACGACGAGGTGCGCGAACTGGTTCGCGCCCGCGTCGCCCGCATGTGGGACACGGTCGCGGACACGACGGGCCTCGACGCGGTGACGGTCAAGTCGTTCCTCGCCTTCGGCGCGCTCCTCAACGGCGCCGCCGCGCTCGGAGCCGACGAGGTGGCTGCGCCATGGGCCGAGGGGGTGCGCACGCGGATCCGGCCGGGATTGTTCGAGCACATCACGGCCGACACGAACCGCTGA